A genomic window from Dama dama isolate Ldn47 chromosome 6, ASM3311817v1, whole genome shotgun sequence includes:
- the THAP9 gene encoding DNA transposase THAP9 isoform X4 encodes MLQVSKKRLASAKNYRMIKKRKGLRLIDALIEEKLLTEETECLLRAQFSDFKWELYNWRETAEYSAEMKQFACTLYLCSSKVYDHVRKILKLPHSSILRTWLSKCKPGPGFNSNVFSFLQQKVENGDQRYQSCSLMIKGLSLTQQLQWDPSSHHLQGFMDFGLGTLDADEMPLASETVLLMAVGISGHWSTPLGYFFVNRASGYLQAQLLRLTIGKLSDIGITVLAVTSDASAHSVQMARALGIHLDGDNVKCTFQHPSSSSQQIAYFFDSCHLLKLIRNAFQNFQSIQFINGTAHWQHLVELAALEEQELSHMERIPRKLANLKNHILKTNCASQVFSESVVRALECLLSLGLPSFQNCVGTIHFLRLINNLFDILNSRNFYGKEFKGPLLPETFNKINHVLTEAKTIFVTLSDTSNNQILKGKRKLGFLGFLLNAESLKWLYQNYVFPKVMPFPYLLMYKFSQDHLELFLKMLRQVSVTTSNPTCMAFQKAYHNLETRHRLQDEVFLSEVSSLDISIARRTDLALGTVQREYGVSIIESLFYKEDICPDWSDCLLSEALLDLSVRRRNLTSYAGYIANKLSALLTCEDCLSALYASDLKASKIGSLLCVKKENGVHFPSESLCRVINTCERVVRTHSKPTVHEPLLPKQREFYLQQKILYELSGHIYLFVELDEHLFDGEVCAINHFVKLLKDIIICFLKIRAKDITQYSLKHHSERIELKSLSRKHWSSSQNYRCSSFANTNKCRHLLRNNRYPFK; translated from the exons ATGCTACAAGTGTCCAAAAAAAGACTTGCTTCTGCAAAAAACTACAGGATGATCAAGAAGAGAAAAGGCTTACGACTAATTGATGCGCTTATAGAAGAGAAGCTACTTACAGAGGAAACAGAATGTCTGCTACGAGCACAATTTTCTG ATTTTAAGTGGGAGCTGTATAACTGGAGAGAAACAGCTGAATACTCCGCAGAAATGAAGCAGTTTGCATGTACACTCTACTTATGCAGTAGCAAGGTCTATGATCATGTAAGAAAGATTCTCAAGCTGCCTCATTCTTCCATCCTCAGAAC ATGGCTGTCCAAATGCAAACCTGGTCCAGGTTTCAACAGCAacgttttttcttttcttcagcaaAAAGTAGAGAATGGAGACCAGCGATATCAGTCTTGTTCATTGATGATAAAAGGTCTGTCTCTCACGCAGCAGCTTCAGTGGGACcccagcagtcaccatctgcaagggTTTATGGACTTCGGTCTTGGCACCCTTGATGCTGACGAAATGCCACTCGCCTCAGAAACTGTCTTGCTCATGGCAGTGGGTATTTCTGGTCACTGGAGCACACCTCTCGGTTATTTTTTTGTAAACAGGGCCTCTGGATATTTGCAAGCTCAGCTGCTTCGTCTGACGATTGGCAAGCTAAGTGACATAGGGATCACAGTGCTGGCTGTCACGTCTGACGCCTCAGCTCACAGTGTTCAGATGGCGAGGGCACTGGGGATACATCTCGACGGAGACAATGTGAAGTGTACATTTCAGCATCCTTCATCATCCAGCCAACAGATTGCCTACTTCTTTGATTCTTGCCACTTGCTTAAATTAATAAGAAATGCATTTCAGAATTTCCAAAGCATTCAGTTTATCAACGGCACAGCACATTGGCAGCACCTCGTGGAGTTAGCAGCACTAGAGGAACAGGAATTATCGCATATGGAGAGAATCCCACGAAAACTTGCAAATCTGAAGAACCACATACTGAAAACGAATTGTGCCAGCCAGGTCTTCAGTGAGAGTGTGGTCAGGGCATTAGAATGTTTGCTGTCATTAGGCCTGCCTTCTTTTCAGAACTGTGTTGGTACCATCCACTTCTTACGGTTAATTAACAATCTGTTTGACATTCTTAATAGTAGGAACTTTTATGGAAAGGAATTTAAAGGACCTCTATTACCTGAAACTTTTAATAAAATCAACCATGTGTTAACTGAAGCCAAGACTATTTTTGTTACATTATCTGACACTAGCAATAATCAAATCCTTAAAGGTAAGCGAAAACTGGGATTCCTGGGATTTTTGCTTAATGCTGAGAGCTTAAAATGGCTCTACCAAAATTATGTTTTCCCCAAAGTCATGCCTTTCCCCTATCTCCTGATGTACAAATTCAGTCAGGATCATTTGGAATTATTTCTAAAGATGCTCAGACAGGTATCAGTAACCACTTCTAACCCCACCTGCATGGCATTCCAGAAAGCTTACCATAATTTGGAGACCAGACACAGATTACAAGATGAGGTCTTCCTAAGTGAAGTAAGCAGCCTTGACATTTCAATTGCTCGAAGGACAGACCTGGCCCTCGGGACAGTTCAGCGTGAGTATGGTGTCAGCATTATAGAGAGTCTTTTTTACAAAGAGGATATTTGCCCAGACTGGTCTGACTGTTTGCTAAGTGAGGCATTACTAGATCTGTCAGTTCGTAGGCGAAATCTCACCTCTTACGCTGGTTATATTGCCAATAAGTTATCAGCTCTGTTAACATGCGAGGACTGCCTCAGTGCGCTGTATGCATCGGATCTCAAAGCCTCTAAAATTGGATCCCTGTTGTGTGTTAAAAAGGAGAATGGTGTGCATTTCCCTTCTGAAAGTTTGTGCCGAGTCATAAATACTTGTGAGCGAGTTGTGAGAACCCATTCAAAGCCGACAGTTCATGAACCACTGCTTCCCAAACAGAGGGAATTTTACCTTCAACAGAAAATATTATATGAGCTTTCTGggcatatttatctttttgtagAGTTAGATGAGCATCTCTTTGATGGAGAAGTATGTGCCATCAATCACTTTGTAAAGTTACTAAAGGATATCATAATCTGTTTCTTAAAGATCAGAGCTAAAGATATAACTCAGTACTCCTTAAAACACCACTCAGAAAGAATTGAGCTGAAATCTTTGTCAAGGAAACACTGGTCATCTTCACAGAATTACAGATGTTCAAGTTTTGCGAATACCAATAAATGCAGGCATTTGCTAAGGAACAATAGATACCCATTCAAATGA
- the THAP9 gene encoding DNA transposase THAP9 isoform X2: MDPRSKKIWIPGPGAMLCSKHFQESDFESYGIRRKLKKGAVPSVSLYKVLQGVHLKGKARQKILKEPLPDNSQEVATEDHNYSLKRPLTIGAEKLAEVQQMLQVSKKRLASAKNYRMIKKRKGLRLIDALIEEKLLTEETECLLRAQFSDFKWELYNWRETAEYSAEMKQFACTLYLCSSKVYDHVRKILKLPHSSILRTWLSKCKPGPGFNSNVFSFLQQKVENGDQRYQSCSLMIKGLSLTQQLQWDPSSHHLQGFMDFGLGTLDADEMPLASETVLLMAVGISGHWSTPLGYFFVNRASGYLQAQLLRLTIGKLSDIGITVLAVTSDASAHSVQMARALGIHLDGDNVKCTFQHPSSSSQQIAYFFDSCHLLKLIRNAFQNFQSIQFINGTAHWQHLVELAALEEQELSHMERIPRKLANLKNHILKTNCASQVFSESVVRALECLLSLGLPSFQNCVGTIHFLRLINNLFDILNSRNFYGKEFKGPLLPETFNKINHVLTEAKTIFVTLSDTSNNQILKGKRKLGFLGFLLNAESLKWLYQNYVFPKVMPFPYLLMYKFSQDHLELFLKMLRQVSVTTSNPTCMAFQKAYHNLETRHRLQDEVFLSEVSSLDISIARRTDLALGTVQREYGVSIIESLFYKEDICPDWSDCLLSEALLDLSVRRRNLTSYAGYIANKLSALLTCEDCLSALYASDLKASKIGSLLCVKKENGVHFPSESLCRVINTCERVVRTHSKPTVHEPLLPKQREFYLQQKILYELSGHIYLFVELDEHLFDGEVCAINHFVKLLKDIIICFLKIRAKDITQYSLKHHSERIELKSLSRKHWSSSQNYRCSSFANTNKCRHLLRNNRYPFK; encoded by the exons ATGGACCCGAGAAGCAAAAAGATTTGGATCCCAGGACCGGGTGCTATGCTATGTTCCAAACATTTTCAAGAAAGTGACTTTGAGTCATATGGCATAAGAAGAAAGCTGAAAAAAGGAGCTGTGCCTTCTGTTTCTCTATACAAG GTTCTCCAAGGTGTACACCTTAAAGGTAAAGCAAgacagaaaatcttaaaagagcCACTTCCTGATAATTCTCAAGAGGTTGCTACTGAAGACCATAACTACAGTTTAAAGAGACCTCTGACAATAGGAGCAGAGAAACTAGCTGAGGTGCAGCAGATGCTACAAGTGTCCAAAAAAAGACTTGCTTCTGCAAAAAACTACAGGATGATCAAGAAGAGAAAAGGCTTACGACTAATTGATGCGCTTATAGAAGAGAAGCTACTTACAGAGGAAACAGAATGTCTGCTACGAGCACAATTTTCTG ATTTTAAGTGGGAGCTGTATAACTGGAGAGAAACAGCTGAATACTCCGCAGAAATGAAGCAGTTTGCATGTACACTCTACTTATGCAGTAGCAAGGTCTATGATCATGTAAGAAAGATTCTCAAGCTGCCTCATTCTTCCATCCTCAGAAC ATGGCTGTCCAAATGCAAACCTGGTCCAGGTTTCAACAGCAacgttttttcttttcttcagcaaAAAGTAGAGAATGGAGACCAGCGATATCAGTCTTGTTCATTGATGATAAAAGGTCTGTCTCTCACGCAGCAGCTTCAGTGGGACcccagcagtcaccatctgcaagggTTTATGGACTTCGGTCTTGGCACCCTTGATGCTGACGAAATGCCACTCGCCTCAGAAACTGTCTTGCTCATGGCAGTGGGTATTTCTGGTCACTGGAGCACACCTCTCGGTTATTTTTTTGTAAACAGGGCCTCTGGATATTTGCAAGCTCAGCTGCTTCGTCTGACGATTGGCAAGCTAAGTGACATAGGGATCACAGTGCTGGCTGTCACGTCTGACGCCTCAGCTCACAGTGTTCAGATGGCGAGGGCACTGGGGATACATCTCGACGGAGACAATGTGAAGTGTACATTTCAGCATCCTTCATCATCCAGCCAACAGATTGCCTACTTCTTTGATTCTTGCCACTTGCTTAAATTAATAAGAAATGCATTTCAGAATTTCCAAAGCATTCAGTTTATCAACGGCACAGCACATTGGCAGCACCTCGTGGAGTTAGCAGCACTAGAGGAACAGGAATTATCGCATATGGAGAGAATCCCACGAAAACTTGCAAATCTGAAGAACCACATACTGAAAACGAATTGTGCCAGCCAGGTCTTCAGTGAGAGTGTGGTCAGGGCATTAGAATGTTTGCTGTCATTAGGCCTGCCTTCTTTTCAGAACTGTGTTGGTACCATCCACTTCTTACGGTTAATTAACAATCTGTTTGACATTCTTAATAGTAGGAACTTTTATGGAAAGGAATTTAAAGGACCTCTATTACCTGAAACTTTTAATAAAATCAACCATGTGTTAACTGAAGCCAAGACTATTTTTGTTACATTATCTGACACTAGCAATAATCAAATCCTTAAAGGTAAGCGAAAACTGGGATTCCTGGGATTTTTGCTTAATGCTGAGAGCTTAAAATGGCTCTACCAAAATTATGTTTTCCCCAAAGTCATGCCTTTCCCCTATCTCCTGATGTACAAATTCAGTCAGGATCATTTGGAATTATTTCTAAAGATGCTCAGACAGGTATCAGTAACCACTTCTAACCCCACCTGCATGGCATTCCAGAAAGCTTACCATAATTTGGAGACCAGACACAGATTACAAGATGAGGTCTTCCTAAGTGAAGTAAGCAGCCTTGACATTTCAATTGCTCGAAGGACAGACCTGGCCCTCGGGACAGTTCAGCGTGAGTATGGTGTCAGCATTATAGAGAGTCTTTTTTACAAAGAGGATATTTGCCCAGACTGGTCTGACTGTTTGCTAAGTGAGGCATTACTAGATCTGTCAGTTCGTAGGCGAAATCTCACCTCTTACGCTGGTTATATTGCCAATAAGTTATCAGCTCTGTTAACATGCGAGGACTGCCTCAGTGCGCTGTATGCATCGGATCTCAAAGCCTCTAAAATTGGATCCCTGTTGTGTGTTAAAAAGGAGAATGGTGTGCATTTCCCTTCTGAAAGTTTGTGCCGAGTCATAAATACTTGTGAGCGAGTTGTGAGAACCCATTCAAAGCCGACAGTTCATGAACCACTGCTTCCCAAACAGAGGGAATTTTACCTTCAACAGAAAATATTATATGAGCTTTCTGggcatatttatctttttgtagAGTTAGATGAGCATCTCTTTGATGGAGAAGTATGTGCCATCAATCACTTTGTAAAGTTACTAAAGGATATCATAATCTGTTTCTTAAAGATCAGAGCTAAAGATATAACTCAGTACTCCTTAAAACACCACTCAGAAAGAATTGAGCTGAAATCTTTGTCAAGGAAACACTGGTCATCTTCACAGAATTACAGATGTTCAAGTTTTGCGAATACCAATAAATGCAGGCATTTGCTAAGGAACAATAGATACCCATTCAAATGA
- the THAP9 gene encoding DNA transposase THAP9 isoform X1, which yields MTRSCSAVGCSTRDTVLSRERGLSFHQFPTDTIQRSKWIRAVNRMDPRSKKIWIPGPGAMLCSKHFQESDFESYGIRRKLKKGAVPSVSLYKVLQGVHLKGKARQKILKEPLPDNSQEVATEDHNYSLKRPLTIGAEKLAEVQQMLQVSKKRLASAKNYRMIKKRKGLRLIDALIEEKLLTEETECLLRAQFSDFKWELYNWRETAEYSAEMKQFACTLYLCSSKVYDHVRKILKLPHSSILRTWLSKCKPGPGFNSNVFSFLQQKVENGDQRYQSCSLMIKGLSLTQQLQWDPSSHHLQGFMDFGLGTLDADEMPLASETVLLMAVGISGHWSTPLGYFFVNRASGYLQAQLLRLTIGKLSDIGITVLAVTSDASAHSVQMARALGIHLDGDNVKCTFQHPSSSSQQIAYFFDSCHLLKLIRNAFQNFQSIQFINGTAHWQHLVELAALEEQELSHMERIPRKLANLKNHILKTNCASQVFSESVVRALECLLSLGLPSFQNCVGTIHFLRLINNLFDILNSRNFYGKEFKGPLLPETFNKINHVLTEAKTIFVTLSDTSNNQILKGKRKLGFLGFLLNAESLKWLYQNYVFPKVMPFPYLLMYKFSQDHLELFLKMLRQVSVTTSNPTCMAFQKAYHNLETRHRLQDEVFLSEVSSLDISIARRTDLALGTVQREYGVSIIESLFYKEDICPDWSDCLLSEALLDLSVRRRNLTSYAGYIANKLSALLTCEDCLSALYASDLKASKIGSLLCVKKENGVHFPSESLCRVINTCERVVRTHSKPTVHEPLLPKQREFYLQQKILYELSGHIYLFVELDEHLFDGEVCAINHFVKLLKDIIICFLKIRAKDITQYSLKHHSERIELKSLSRKHWSSSQNYRCSSFANTNKCRHLLRNNRYPFK from the exons ATTTCCAACTGATACCATACAGCGCTCAAAATGGATCAGGGCTGTTAATCGTATGGACCCGAGAAGCAAAAAGATTTGGATCCCAGGACCGGGTGCTATGCTATGTTCCAAACATTTTCAAGAAAGTGACTTTGAGTCATATGGCATAAGAAGAAAGCTGAAAAAAGGAGCTGTGCCTTCTGTTTCTCTATACAAG GTTCTCCAAGGTGTACACCTTAAAGGTAAAGCAAgacagaaaatcttaaaagagcCACTTCCTGATAATTCTCAAGAGGTTGCTACTGAAGACCATAACTACAGTTTAAAGAGACCTCTGACAATAGGAGCAGAGAAACTAGCTGAGGTGCAGCAGATGCTACAAGTGTCCAAAAAAAGACTTGCTTCTGCAAAAAACTACAGGATGATCAAGAAGAGAAAAGGCTTACGACTAATTGATGCGCTTATAGAAGAGAAGCTACTTACAGAGGAAACAGAATGTCTGCTACGAGCACAATTTTCTG ATTTTAAGTGGGAGCTGTATAACTGGAGAGAAACAGCTGAATACTCCGCAGAAATGAAGCAGTTTGCATGTACACTCTACTTATGCAGTAGCAAGGTCTATGATCATGTAAGAAAGATTCTCAAGCTGCCTCATTCTTCCATCCTCAGAAC ATGGCTGTCCAAATGCAAACCTGGTCCAGGTTTCAACAGCAacgttttttcttttcttcagcaaAAAGTAGAGAATGGAGACCAGCGATATCAGTCTTGTTCATTGATGATAAAAGGTCTGTCTCTCACGCAGCAGCTTCAGTGGGACcccagcagtcaccatctgcaagggTTTATGGACTTCGGTCTTGGCACCCTTGATGCTGACGAAATGCCACTCGCCTCAGAAACTGTCTTGCTCATGGCAGTGGGTATTTCTGGTCACTGGAGCACACCTCTCGGTTATTTTTTTGTAAACAGGGCCTCTGGATATTTGCAAGCTCAGCTGCTTCGTCTGACGATTGGCAAGCTAAGTGACATAGGGATCACAGTGCTGGCTGTCACGTCTGACGCCTCAGCTCACAGTGTTCAGATGGCGAGGGCACTGGGGATACATCTCGACGGAGACAATGTGAAGTGTACATTTCAGCATCCTTCATCATCCAGCCAACAGATTGCCTACTTCTTTGATTCTTGCCACTTGCTTAAATTAATAAGAAATGCATTTCAGAATTTCCAAAGCATTCAGTTTATCAACGGCACAGCACATTGGCAGCACCTCGTGGAGTTAGCAGCACTAGAGGAACAGGAATTATCGCATATGGAGAGAATCCCACGAAAACTTGCAAATCTGAAGAACCACATACTGAAAACGAATTGTGCCAGCCAGGTCTTCAGTGAGAGTGTGGTCAGGGCATTAGAATGTTTGCTGTCATTAGGCCTGCCTTCTTTTCAGAACTGTGTTGGTACCATCCACTTCTTACGGTTAATTAACAATCTGTTTGACATTCTTAATAGTAGGAACTTTTATGGAAAGGAATTTAAAGGACCTCTATTACCTGAAACTTTTAATAAAATCAACCATGTGTTAACTGAAGCCAAGACTATTTTTGTTACATTATCTGACACTAGCAATAATCAAATCCTTAAAGGTAAGCGAAAACTGGGATTCCTGGGATTTTTGCTTAATGCTGAGAGCTTAAAATGGCTCTACCAAAATTATGTTTTCCCCAAAGTCATGCCTTTCCCCTATCTCCTGATGTACAAATTCAGTCAGGATCATTTGGAATTATTTCTAAAGATGCTCAGACAGGTATCAGTAACCACTTCTAACCCCACCTGCATGGCATTCCAGAAAGCTTACCATAATTTGGAGACCAGACACAGATTACAAGATGAGGTCTTCCTAAGTGAAGTAAGCAGCCTTGACATTTCAATTGCTCGAAGGACAGACCTGGCCCTCGGGACAGTTCAGCGTGAGTATGGTGTCAGCATTATAGAGAGTCTTTTTTACAAAGAGGATATTTGCCCAGACTGGTCTGACTGTTTGCTAAGTGAGGCATTACTAGATCTGTCAGTTCGTAGGCGAAATCTCACCTCTTACGCTGGTTATATTGCCAATAAGTTATCAGCTCTGTTAACATGCGAGGACTGCCTCAGTGCGCTGTATGCATCGGATCTCAAAGCCTCTAAAATTGGATCCCTGTTGTGTGTTAAAAAGGAGAATGGTGTGCATTTCCCTTCTGAAAGTTTGTGCCGAGTCATAAATACTTGTGAGCGAGTTGTGAGAACCCATTCAAAGCCGACAGTTCATGAACCACTGCTTCCCAAACAGAGGGAATTTTACCTTCAACAGAAAATATTATATGAGCTTTCTGggcatatttatctttttgtagAGTTAGATGAGCATCTCTTTGATGGAGAAGTATGTGCCATCAATCACTTTGTAAAGTTACTAAAGGATATCATAATCTGTTTCTTAAAGATCAGAGCTAAAGATATAACTCAGTACTCCTTAAAACACCACTCAGAAAGAATTGAGCTGAAATCTTTGTCAAGGAAACACTGGTCATCTTCACAGAATTACAGATGTTCAAGTTTTGCGAATACCAATAAATGCAGGCATTTGCTAAGGAACAATAGATACCCATTCAAATGA
- the THAP9 gene encoding DNA transposase THAP9 isoform X3, giving the protein MTRSCSAVGCSTRDTVLSRERGLSFHQFPTDTIQRSKWIRAVNRMDPRSKKIWIPGPGAMLCSKHFQESDFESYGIRRKLKKGAVPSVSLYKVLQGVHLKGKARQKILKEPLPDNSQEVATEDHNYSLKRPLTIGAEKLAEVQQMLQVSKKRLASAKNYRMIKKRKGLRLIDALIEEKLLTEETECLLRAQFSDFKWELYNWRETAEYSAEMKQFACTLYLCSSKVYDHVRKILKLPHSSILRTASGYLQAQLLRLTIGKLSDIGITVLAVTSDASAHSVQMARALGIHLDGDNVKCTFQHPSSSSQQIAYFFDSCHLLKLIRNAFQNFQSIQFINGTAHWQHLVELAALEEQELSHMERIPRKLANLKNHILKTNCASQVFSESVVRALECLLSLGLPSFQNCVGTIHFLRLINNLFDILNSRNFYGKEFKGPLLPETFNKINHVLTEAKTIFVTLSDTSNNQILKGKRKLGFLGFLLNAESLKWLYQNYVFPKVMPFPYLLMYKFSQDHLELFLKMLRQVSVTTSNPTCMAFQKAYHNLETRHRLQDEVFLSEVSSLDISIARRTDLALGTVQREYGVSIIESLFYKEDICPDWSDCLLSEALLDLSVRRRNLTSYAGYIANKLSALLTCEDCLSALYASDLKASKIGSLLCVKKENGVHFPSESLCRVINTCERVVRTHSKPTVHEPLLPKQREFYLQQKILYELSGHIYLFVELDEHLFDGEVCAINHFVKLLKDIIICFLKIRAKDITQYSLKHHSERIELKSLSRKHWSSSQNYRCSSFANTNKCRHLLRNNRYPFK; this is encoded by the exons ATTTCCAACTGATACCATACAGCGCTCAAAATGGATCAGGGCTGTTAATCGTATGGACCCGAGAAGCAAAAAGATTTGGATCCCAGGACCGGGTGCTATGCTATGTTCCAAACATTTTCAAGAAAGTGACTTTGAGTCATATGGCATAAGAAGAAAGCTGAAAAAAGGAGCTGTGCCTTCTGTTTCTCTATACAAG GTTCTCCAAGGTGTACACCTTAAAGGTAAAGCAAgacagaaaatcttaaaagagcCACTTCCTGATAATTCTCAAGAGGTTGCTACTGAAGACCATAACTACAGTTTAAAGAGACCTCTGACAATAGGAGCAGAGAAACTAGCTGAGGTGCAGCAGATGCTACAAGTGTCCAAAAAAAGACTTGCTTCTGCAAAAAACTACAGGATGATCAAGAAGAGAAAAGGCTTACGACTAATTGATGCGCTTATAGAAGAGAAGCTACTTACAGAGGAAACAGAATGTCTGCTACGAGCACAATTTTCTG ATTTTAAGTGGGAGCTGTATAACTGGAGAGAAACAGCTGAATACTCCGCAGAAATGAAGCAGTTTGCATGTACACTCTACTTATGCAGTAGCAAGGTCTATGATCATGTAAGAAAGATTCTCAAGCTGCCTCATTCTTCCATCCTCAGAAC GGCCTCTGGATATTTGCAAGCTCAGCTGCTTCGTCTGACGATTGGCAAGCTAAGTGACATAGGGATCACAGTGCTGGCTGTCACGTCTGACGCCTCAGCTCACAGTGTTCAGATGGCGAGGGCACTGGGGATACATCTCGACGGAGACAATGTGAAGTGTACATTTCAGCATCCTTCATCATCCAGCCAACAGATTGCCTACTTCTTTGATTCTTGCCACTTGCTTAAATTAATAAGAAATGCATTTCAGAATTTCCAAAGCATTCAGTTTATCAACGGCACAGCACATTGGCAGCACCTCGTGGAGTTAGCAGCACTAGAGGAACAGGAATTATCGCATATGGAGAGAATCCCACGAAAACTTGCAAATCTGAAGAACCACATACTGAAAACGAATTGTGCCAGCCAGGTCTTCAGTGAGAGTGTGGTCAGGGCATTAGAATGTTTGCTGTCATTAGGCCTGCCTTCTTTTCAGAACTGTGTTGGTACCATCCACTTCTTACGGTTAATTAACAATCTGTTTGACATTCTTAATAGTAGGAACTTTTATGGAAAGGAATTTAAAGGACCTCTATTACCTGAAACTTTTAATAAAATCAACCATGTGTTAACTGAAGCCAAGACTATTTTTGTTACATTATCTGACACTAGCAATAATCAAATCCTTAAAGGTAAGCGAAAACTGGGATTCCTGGGATTTTTGCTTAATGCTGAGAGCTTAAAATGGCTCTACCAAAATTATGTTTTCCCCAAAGTCATGCCTTTCCCCTATCTCCTGATGTACAAATTCAGTCAGGATCATTTGGAATTATTTCTAAAGATGCTCAGACAGGTATCAGTAACCACTTCTAACCCCACCTGCATGGCATTCCAGAAAGCTTACCATAATTTGGAGACCAGACACAGATTACAAGATGAGGTCTTCCTAAGTGAAGTAAGCAGCCTTGACATTTCAATTGCTCGAAGGACAGACCTGGCCCTCGGGACAGTTCAGCGTGAGTATGGTGTCAGCATTATAGAGAGTCTTTTTTACAAAGAGGATATTTGCCCAGACTGGTCTGACTGTTTGCTAAGTGAGGCATTACTAGATCTGTCAGTTCGTAGGCGAAATCTCACCTCTTACGCTGGTTATATTGCCAATAAGTTATCAGCTCTGTTAACATGCGAGGACTGCCTCAGTGCGCTGTATGCATCGGATCTCAAAGCCTCTAAAATTGGATCCCTGTTGTGTGTTAAAAAGGAGAATGGTGTGCATTTCCCTTCTGAAAGTTTGTGCCGAGTCATAAATACTTGTGAGCGAGTTGTGAGAACCCATTCAAAGCCGACAGTTCATGAACCACTGCTTCCCAAACAGAGGGAATTTTACCTTCAACAGAAAATATTATATGAGCTTTCTGggcatatttatctttttgtagAGTTAGATGAGCATCTCTTTGATGGAGAAGTATGTGCCATCAATCACTTTGTAAAGTTACTAAAGGATATCATAATCTGTTTCTTAAAGATCAGAGCTAAAGATATAACTCAGTACTCCTTAAAACACCACTCAGAAAGAATTGAGCTGAAATCTTTGTCAAGGAAACACTGGTCATCTTCACAGAATTACAGATGTTCAAGTTTTGCGAATACCAATAAATGCAGGCATTTGCTAAGGAACAATAGATACCCATTCAAATGA